A single window of Chitinophaga sp. XS-30 DNA harbors:
- a CDS encoding LVIVD repeat-containing protein, producing the protein MRTSMFAIPIALLAVVMTFGGCVKEKCNRTVQTKIFTPIWMSMEEYYASAMSTAPVEIEQAGKIYVKDQYLFVNEVLKGIHVIDNSDPAAPKPVSFINILGNIDMAVKGNYLYADSYSDLLVFNISNPLDVRVEKRIPGVINYPTTTEGLVLGYHYAQQDSLIVGYTSRDTTYNYDCAQTWPEMMFDASAQSFASALKSNSGGGTGKGGSMARFTIAKDHLYTVNYSQLKAFDLGNSADPAFKGEQQIGWAIETIFPYGEYLFIGSSNAMYIYDIDNPAAPAKRSTVTHFTACDPVVVEGTTAYVTLRTGTTCAGTFNELQVFNVADVDNPVKLATYQMKNPHGLGIDNGKLFICEGVHGLRFLDAPDPLKIKTTKLVEGVNAYDVIPYNQGLIVSAVNGIYQYDYKNMSNPVLLSKINVKNAE; encoded by the coding sequence ATGCGTACGTCAATGTTTGCGATACCAATAGCCTTGCTGGCTGTTGTAATGACTTTCGGCGGATGTGTGAAGGAAAAGTGCAACAGGACCGTCCAAACCAAGATCTTTACGCCCATCTGGATGTCGATGGAAGAATATTATGCCTCCGCTATGTCAACAGCACCAGTGGAAATTGAACAGGCGGGGAAGATATACGTAAAAGATCAATATCTCTTTGTGAATGAGGTGCTCAAAGGCATTCACGTTATCGACAACAGTGATCCGGCGGCGCCGAAGCCGGTGTCTTTCATCAACATTCTCGGTAACATTGACATGGCGGTAAAGGGTAATTATCTGTATGCAGACAGTTACAGCGATCTGCTGGTGTTCAATATCAGCAATCCGCTGGACGTTCGGGTGGAAAAACGCATTCCCGGAGTGATCAATTATCCCACCACCACGGAGGGGCTGGTATTAGGATACCACTATGCGCAGCAGGACAGCCTGATCGTGGGATATACCTCCCGGGATACTACATACAATTACGATTGCGCACAAACGTGGCCGGAAATGATGTTTGACGCCAGCGCGCAGTCATTTGCCTCCGCATTGAAAAGCAACAGCGGTGGAGGAACCGGGAAAGGTGGTTCCATGGCCCGTTTCACCATTGCGAAAGACCATTTGTACACGGTGAACTATTCACAGCTGAAAGCATTCGATCTCGGCAACTCCGCCGATCCGGCATTCAAAGGCGAACAACAGATCGGATGGGCTATTGAAACGATATTCCCGTATGGCGAATACCTTTTCATCGGCAGTTCCAATGCGATGTATATCTACGATATAGACAACCCGGCAGCCCCGGCCAAACGCTCCACCGTTACCCACTTCACCGCCTGCGACCCGGTAGTGGTGGAAGGAACTACCGCTTACGTAACGCTCCGGACAGGCACCACCTGCGCCGGTACGTTCAATGAACTGCAGGTGTTCAATGTTGCGGATGTGGACAATCCGGTGAAACTGGCTACCTACCAGATGAAAAACCCGCATGGCCTGGGAATAGACAACGGGAAGCTCTTCATCTGTGAAGGCGTGCATGGCCTGCGGTTCCTCGATGCGCCGGACCCGCTGAAGATCAAAACGACCAAACTGGTGGAAGGTGTTAATGCATATGATGTGATCCCTTATAATCAGGGGCTGATCGTCAGCGCTGTAAACGGGATATATCAATATGATTATAAAAATATGAGCAACCCCGTGCTGCTCAGCAAGATCAATGTAAAAAACGCGGAATAA
- the gldM gene encoding gliding motility protein GldM, with amino-acid sequence MALPKDPRQKMINFMYLVLTAMLALNVSAEIINAFDIVNDSIKTSNNSIDSKNSITYNQFAKLMSTDAAKVGPLKTKADQVKKLSAAAVTYIDSLKSQIIAASGGLNENGEIKKKDHLDAATHVMENEKKGPELQAELKKLRSSMLALVNPKDRDAMAAQLPLQVEEPPVKKGSVKKNWTTYHFNMVPTIAAVTILGKFQNDIKNSESMIIDKLLKEVSEDDFVFDQLDAFVSLNSKNFTAGQTLTATVVMGAYSSTVNPTIVVNGSPVPATAGKGVYSLEIGNALGEHTISGTVQLTKPNGEVINRPFTETYNVGASATSISADKMNVLYIALQNPISISAAGVPAEKIQASISSGSLTKTGPGRYLATVSSGTKATISISAEVDGKMKDLGAKEFRIKNIPDPIMKVGFNKGPGMKAAEFKAQGGLRADLEDFLFEGVKYAVVGYRMGIEPKGRDYIEGDATSEYWPKNLTGAIQSIKPGDNVYFDNIKVKGPDGRVRSMQNINFKIN; translated from the coding sequence ATGGCATTACCCAAAGACCCCAGGCAGAAGATGATCAACTTCATGTACCTGGTGCTGACAGCGATGTTAGCGTTGAACGTATCCGCCGAGATTATTAATGCATTTGATATTGTAAACGACTCAATAAAAACTTCCAATAATTCTATTGATAGCAAAAACAGCATTACATATAACCAGTTCGCCAAGCTGATGTCTACGGATGCCGCGAAAGTAGGCCCGTTGAAAACAAAAGCCGACCAGGTGAAGAAACTATCCGCAGCTGCGGTAACATACATAGATTCGCTGAAAAGCCAGATCATCGCTGCGAGCGGTGGCCTGAATGAAAATGGCGAGATCAAGAAGAAAGATCACCTGGATGCCGCCACCCATGTGATGGAAAATGAAAAGAAAGGCCCTGAACTGCAGGCAGAACTTAAAAAACTGCGAAGCAGCATGCTGGCGCTCGTCAACCCGAAAGACAGGGATGCTATGGCCGCACAGTTGCCGCTGCAGGTGGAAGAGCCGCCTGTAAAGAAAGGGTCCGTAAAGAAGAACTGGACAACTTACCATTTTAACATGGTGCCCACCATCGCGGCTGTCACCATCCTTGGCAAGTTCCAGAACGATATCAAGAACTCTGAATCCATGATCATTGACAAACTGCTGAAAGAAGTATCGGAAGACGATTTCGTGTTCGACCAGCTGGATGCCTTTGTTTCATTGAACTCAAAGAACTTCACGGCCGGACAGACGCTGACCGCTACCGTGGTGATGGGCGCTTACAGCAGCACCGTGAACCCTACCATCGTAGTGAACGGTTCGCCGGTGCCGGCTACCGCGGGTAAAGGGGTGTATTCCCTGGAAATAGGCAATGCGCTGGGTGAGCACACGATCTCCGGTACTGTACAGCTGACAAAGCCTAACGGTGAAGTGATCAACAGGCCATTCACGGAAACGTACAACGTAGGGGCATCCGCCACCTCCATTTCCGCGGATAAAATGAATGTACTGTACATCGCCCTGCAAAACCCGATCTCGATCTCCGCGGCCGGTGTGCCTGCAGAGAAGATCCAGGCATCCATCAGCAGCGGATCGCTGACAAAGACTGGCCCCGGCCGGTATCTGGCCACAGTAAGCTCAGGTACCAAGGCAACGATCAGTATCTCTGCAGAAGTAGATGGCAAGATGAAGGACCTCGGCGCTAAAGAGTTCCGTATCAAGAATATTCCTGACCCGATCATGAAAGTGGGCTTCAACAAAGGTCCCGGCATGAAAGCGGCAGAATTTAAAGCACAGGGCGGCCTTCGGGCTGATCTGGAAGACTTCCTGTTTGAAGGGGTAAAGTATGCTGTGGTAGGTTACCGCATGGGTATTGAACCGAAAGGCCGTGATTATATCGAAGGTGACGCCACCTCCGAATACTGGCCCAAAAACCTGACAGGCGCGATCCAGTCCATCAAGCCGGGCGACAACGTTTACTTCGATAACATCAAGGTAAAGGGTCCGGATGGCAGAGTTCGCTCTATGCAGAATATCAATTTCAAGATCAATTAA
- a CDS encoding Crp/Fnr family transcriptional regulator: MQMLRSAIDAVLPFPEEEWEAMAACWHPVSYRRKTVITAAGDVERYAYFVTEGVQRAFCLAEGDRDATLVFSYTGSFAGIIDSFFLQQPSRYYFETLTHSAFLRASYADIRRLMDTYPLIARWVHLSTMYAMAGMMERHIEALTLGAEQKFRRLLTRSPHVLQLIPHKYLASYLGIDPATFSKLLGSTRL, from the coding sequence ATGCAAATGCTCCGTTCCGCCATAGATGCCGTGTTGCCCTTCCCGGAGGAGGAATGGGAAGCCATGGCGGCCTGCTGGCATCCGGTGTCTTACCGGCGCAAGACGGTGATTACGGCGGCAGGGGATGTGGAGCGCTATGCCTACTTTGTAACGGAAGGAGTCCAGCGCGCTTTCTGCCTCGCGGAAGGTGACCGGGACGCAACGCTGGTCTTTTCCTATACCGGTTCATTTGCCGGTATCATCGATTCCTTTTTTCTTCAGCAACCTTCCCGGTATTATTTCGAAACGCTGACCCACAGCGCATTCCTTCGTGCCTCCTATGCGGATATCCGCCGGTTGATGGACACCTACCCCCTTATTGCCAGATGGGTGCACCTCTCCACCATGTATGCCATGGCCGGCATGATGGAACGGCATATCGAGGCCCTCACCCTTGGCGCTGAACAGAAGTTCCGGCGCCTGCTCACCCGCAGCCCCCACGTACTGCAACTTATTCCGCATAAATACCTCGCGTCCTACCTCGGCATCGATCCCGCCACTTTCAGCAAATTGCTGGGAAGCACCCGCCTGTAA
- a CDS encoding DUF4783 domain-containing protein, with the protein MKKLIFGLGVLLACGMFTAFTLMAGPFEDAVSAIKKGDAAALAKILDNTVEISMHGKSNSYSKAQAEIILKDFFSKNTVKSFEIIHKGGQEGGSQFGIGTLVTSGGNYRTSFFLQKKGNTLVLNELRFENK; encoded by the coding sequence ATGAAAAAGTTAATCTTTGGGCTTGGGGTTTTGTTAGCATGTGGTATGTTTACGGCCTTCACCCTGATGGCCGGACCTTTTGAGGATGCCGTCAGCGCCATTAAGAAAGGAGACGCTGCGGCCCTGGCCAAAATTCTGGATAATACCGTGGAAATCAGTATGCACGGAAAATCCAATTCCTACAGTAAAGCACAGGCAGAGATCATCCTGAAGGATTTTTTCAGCAAGAACACGGTAAAATCTTTCGAGATCATTCACAAGGGTGGTCAGGAAGGCGGTTCACAGTTTGGCATCGGCACCCTGGTAACATCAGGCGGCAACTACAGGACCTCGTTTTTCCTTCAAAAGAAGGGCAACACATTAGTATTGAATGAATTAAGATTCGAAAATAAGTAA
- the nadC gene encoding carboxylating nicotinate-nucleotide diphosphorylase, producing the protein MIQKEALTDFISSALKEDIGSGDHTTLASIPPTARGTARLKIKENGVLAGMEVAEAVFRYLDMFTVFKPFKQDGDLMQAGEPAFEVEAAVHTLLMAERLVLNCMQRMSGIATLTRQYTNKLAGYHTKVLDTRKTTPNFRMLEKEAVRIGGGVNHRMGLYDMIMLKDNHIDFCGGITPAVNNVVTYLERNGMNLRIEVEARNMEDVKEILEVGKVHRIMLDNFTPEQIPAALELIGGRCETEASGGINLENVEAYAKTGVDFVSVGAIIHHAVSLDLSLKAVTHPHK; encoded by the coding sequence ATGATACAGAAAGAAGCATTGACGGACTTTATCAGCAGTGCGCTGAAAGAGGATATTGGCAGTGGGGACCATACCACGCTGGCATCCATTCCCCCGACGGCGCGCGGCACCGCACGGCTGAAAATAAAGGAAAACGGGGTGCTGGCCGGTATGGAAGTGGCGGAAGCCGTTTTCCGGTATCTGGATATGTTCACTGTTTTCAAACCGTTCAAGCAGGACGGCGACCTTATGCAGGCAGGAGAACCCGCCTTTGAAGTGGAAGCAGCCGTGCATACCCTCCTGATGGCAGAGCGCCTGGTGCTTAACTGCATGCAGCGCATGAGCGGCATTGCCACCCTCACCAGGCAATACACCAACAAACTCGCCGGATATCATACTAAAGTGCTGGACACCCGGAAGACCACGCCCAATTTCCGCATGCTCGAAAAAGAGGCCGTGCGCATTGGCGGAGGCGTGAACCACCGGATGGGCCTGTATGATATGATCATGCTGAAAGACAATCATATTGATTTCTGCGGGGGCATCACCCCGGCTGTTAACAATGTGGTGACTTACCTGGAACGCAACGGTATGAACCTGCGCATAGAAGTGGAAGCGAGGAATATGGAAGATGTGAAAGAGATCCTGGAAGTGGGGAAAGTGCATCGCATTATGCTGGACAACTTTACACCGGAGCAGATTCCCGCGGCGCTTGAGCTGATCGGCGGTCGCTGCGAAACGGAAGCGTCCGGCGGCATTAACCTGGAAAATGTGGAGGCCTATGCGAAAACGGGGGTAGACTTCGTTTCTGTCGGCGCCATTATTCACCATGCCGTAAGTCTTGACCTGAGCCTGAAAGCCGTTACCCATCCCCATAAATAA
- the gldL gene encoding gliding motility protein GldL, producing MNPKTAKWLNFFVCIGACVVIIGALFKIQHWPGADVALIAGLSVEAAIFFAYAFVPSDHGPEAPPAAVAAGSPALANMDKMLQEADITPVNLARLSDNFSKLGSTVDKMRDISDVVAATGDYTQKTREAATAIGSVTQAYTNAAAAVATFNNASESTRSFHEQVQSMTKNLASLNAIYELELQDTNNHLKAMNGFYSNLLSASQAMSGSVDDAKKTQEQISLLARNLGNLNTVYGNMLTAMQGR from the coding sequence ATGAATCCTAAAACAGCAAAATGGCTTAACTTCTTTGTATGTATCGGCGCTTGCGTCGTGATCATCGGAGCATTGTTCAAAATCCAGCACTGGCCCGGCGCAGACGTTGCGCTGATCGCAGGCCTCAGTGTGGAAGCCGCAATCTTCTTCGCATACGCATTTGTTCCGTCTGACCACGGTCCGGAAGCACCTCCCGCAGCAGTTGCCGCTGGTTCTCCCGCACTCGCCAATATGGACAAAATGCTCCAGGAAGCAGACATTACACCCGTAAATCTTGCACGCCTGAGCGATAATTTCAGCAAACTCGGTTCAACCGTAGATAAAATGCGCGACATCAGCGATGTGGTTGCCGCTACCGGCGATTATACGCAGAAAACGCGCGAGGCAGCCACTGCCATTGGTTCCGTAACACAGGCATATACCAATGCAGCAGCAGCGGTAGCTACTTTCAATAACGCGTCAGAATCTACCCGCAGCTTCCACGAGCAGGTGCAGTCCATGACCAAGAACCTGGCTTCGCTGAATGCGATCTATGAACTGGAACTGCAGGATACCAATAACCACCTGAAAGCAATGAATGGTTTCTACAGCAACCTGCTCTCTGCTTCACAGGCAATGTCCGGCAGCGTGGATGACGCCAAGAAAACGCAGGAGCAGATATCGCTGCTGGCCCGCAACCTTGGCAACCTGAACACGGTTTATGGTAACATGCTTACGGCCATGCAAGGCAGATAA
- the gldN gene encoding gliding motility protein GldN gives MRAVILKRLSWSAFLAVVMISTADAQSRRRGSTTPANEPASQESAPVTNPATGNPVQVPAPPPGTDPSGVAPSLRQDGVGTPVDTPRRSLRIDGVSERSPNRDRVPITYDHIREDDKFWEKQIWQVIDVREKMNIPFQYNVEDENGINQLLINILLESIKNQEVEAFNPIDDRFSTPMPYQEIMTRLTGEVRTVRSIDPVTGEEKLVETRDEFNPETIRQYKIKEVWVFDKEASALKVRILGIAPMVARLNDDGSVRASMPLFWVYYPDLRPILAKYDVYNQNNDAATMTWEDLFEMRFFASFVVKEKNAFNREIQHYIKDGVMRLLEGQAIKDKIFNKEQDLWEY, from the coding sequence ATGCGAGCAGTAATATTAAAAAGGCTTAGTTGGAGCGCGTTTCTGGCGGTAGTGATGATATCCACCGCAGATGCACAATCCCGGCGTCGTGGCAGTACCACACCAGCCAATGAACCGGCGTCCCAGGAAAGCGCCCCGGTCACCAATCCGGCTACCGGCAATCCTGTACAGGTACCAGCCCCTCCTCCGGGAACAGATCCTTCAGGCGTGGCGCCCTCCCTGCGTCAGGACGGCGTTGGCACCCCGGTGGACACGCCCCGCAGGTCCCTGCGCATAGACGGTGTTTCCGAGAGAAGTCCGAACCGCGATCGTGTGCCGATCACTTATGATCACATCCGCGAAGACGACAAGTTCTGGGAAAAACAGATATGGCAGGTGATCGACGTGCGCGAAAAGATGAACATTCCCTTCCAGTACAATGTGGAAGACGAGAATGGCATCAACCAACTGCTGATCAATATTCTGCTCGAATCTATCAAGAACCAGGAGGTGGAAGCCTTCAACCCGATCGATGACCGTTTCAGCACACCGATGCCTTACCAGGAGATCATGACCAGGCTGACGGGAGAAGTGAGGACGGTACGCAGCATAGACCCCGTAACCGGTGAAGAAAAACTGGTGGAAACAAGGGATGAATTCAATCCCGAGACCATCCGGCAATACAAGATCAAGGAAGTATGGGTGTTCGACAAGGAAGCCTCTGCATTGAAAGTGCGTATCCTGGGCATTGCGCCCATGGTAGCCCGCCTCAATGACGATGGCTCCGTACGCGCCTCCATGCCCCTGTTCTGGGTATATTATCCTGATCTGCGCCCAATCCTGGCCAAATACGATGTGTACAACCAGAATAACGACGCCGCAACGATGACCTGGGAAGACCTTTTTGAAATGCGCTTTTTCGCCAGCTTCGTTGTGAAGGAAAAGAATGCCTTCAACCGCGAGATCCAGCACTACATTAAAGACGGTGTGATGCGCCTCCTCGAAGGTCAGGCCATCAAAGACAAGATCTTTAACAAGGAGCAGGACCTGTGGGAGTATTGA
- the gpmI gene encoding 2,3-bisphosphoglycerate-independent phosphoglycerate mutase, translated as MENKRAILIIMDGWGQGLVPAADAIASANTPFVDSLYHQYPHATLVTCGEEVGLPEGQMGNSEVGHLNIGAGRIVYQELQRINVAIRTGELAANTALLASMDYAKANDKAFHLIGLVSDGGVHSHINHLKALISIAHQRGLQKVFVHAFTDGRDTDPKGGLAYIEDLQLHMQQTTGRIASVTGRYYAMDRDKRWERVKLAYDAMVHGTGTPTKDIPMAIKASYAEGVTDEFIKPVIAVNDQGLPIATINEGDAVLCFNFRTDRCREITEALTQEAFPEAGMQPLALHYTTMTEYDKSFRGVHVIFTNDNLVMTMGEVLEKNGKTQIRIAETEKYPHVSFFFSGGRETPFVGEKRLLAPSPKVATYDLKPEMSAPELTDMIIPELEQKTADFVVLNFANADMVGHTGIWPAAIKAVETVDACVARVVTTALLNNYVVFLTADHGNADYMVNEDGTPNTAHTLNLVPFFIISADFRGPVKNGKLGDLAPTILHFMGLPIPKEMTGNVLV; from the coding sequence ATGGAAAACAAAAGAGCGATCCTGATCATTATGGACGGCTGGGGACAAGGGCTGGTTCCCGCCGCAGACGCTATCGCAAGTGCGAATACTCCCTTTGTAGACAGTTTATATCATCAATACCCGCATGCTACCCTCGTTACCTGCGGTGAGGAAGTGGGGCTGCCGGAAGGCCAGATGGGCAACTCCGAAGTAGGTCACCTCAATATCGGCGCGGGCCGCATCGTATATCAGGAACTGCAGCGCATCAATGTGGCCATCCGTACGGGTGAACTGGCGGCCAATACCGCTCTGCTGGCCTCAATGGACTATGCCAAAGCAAACGACAAGGCTTTCCACCTCATCGGACTGGTGAGCGATGGCGGCGTGCATTCCCACATCAATCACCTCAAAGCGCTGATCAGCATTGCACATCAACGTGGATTGCAGAAAGTGTTTGTACACGCATTCACGGACGGGCGGGATACGGACCCGAAAGGCGGACTGGCCTATATCGAAGACCTGCAGTTGCATATGCAGCAGACCACCGGCCGCATCGCTTCCGTAACCGGCCGCTATTATGCCATGGACCGGGACAAGCGCTGGGAAAGGGTAAAACTCGCTTACGATGCCATGGTGCATGGCACAGGCACGCCCACCAAAGATATTCCGATGGCCATCAAAGCTTCCTATGCGGAAGGGGTGACGGATGAATTTATCAAACCCGTTATTGCAGTGAACGACCAGGGCCTTCCCATTGCCACCATCAACGAAGGCGATGCCGTGCTTTGCTTCAACTTCCGCACAGACCGCTGCCGCGAGATCACCGAAGCACTCACACAGGAAGCCTTCCCGGAAGCCGGCATGCAGCCGCTGGCCCTCCACTATACGACCATGACGGAATATGACAAATCATTCCGTGGCGTACATGTGATTTTCACGAACGATAACCTGGTGATGACCATGGGCGAGGTGCTGGAGAAAAATGGCAAAACACAGATCCGCATCGCCGAAACGGAGAAATACCCGCATGTGTCCTTCTTCTTCTCGGGAGGCCGTGAAACGCCTTTCGTTGGAGAAAAACGCCTGCTGGCGCCTTCTCCCAAAGTAGCTACATACGACCTGAAGCCGGAAATGAGCGCTCCCGAACTGACGGATATGATCATCCCTGAACTGGAACAAAAAACGGCCGATTTTGTAGTGCTGAACTTCGCCAATGCTGATATGGTAGGCCATACCGGTATCTGGCCGGCGGCCATCAAAGCTGTTGAGACCGTAGATGCCTGCGTAGCAAGAGTTGTAACGACTGCCCTGCTCAACAATTATGTAGTATTCCTCACGGCGGACCATGGCAATGCGGACTATATGGTGAATGAGGACGGAACCCCCAACACCGCGCACACGCTGAATCTCGTGCCGTTCTTCATTATCAGCGCCGATTTCAGAGGGCCGGTAAAAAATGGCAAACTGGGTGATCTTGCGCCAACCATCCTGCATTTCATGGGCTTGCCCATACCGAAAGAAATGACCGGCAACGTACTGGTATAA
- the uvrC gene encoding excinuclease ABC subunit UvrC yields the protein MTAAEFQQIAHTLPVQAGIYKYFDAGGELLYIGKAKSLRKRISSYFVKHHDNFKTRKLVETIHHIEFTIVDSEQDAFLLENSLIKQFQPRFNINLKDDKTYPFIVIKHEPFSRVFLTRRIIKDGSEYLGPFTSVGRVREVLEVIRYNIPLRTCNLNLSPHNIQRGKFKVCLEYHLGNCKGPCEGLQTEEDYRDGLQQVKEILRGNLSPVLNIFRARMQEHAANMEFEKAEIQRKKIESLQAYQARSTIVSSRVGNLDVFTILSEGNFAYVNYLRVLNGTIADTKTVTLEKKLEESDEEVMQYAIAYLREAFNSLAREIVLPFEVAYPEEGVAVTIPKGGDKKKLLDLSTKNVNYFREELHKKKILHLEGKSDAERKKVLYQLQADLELSELPVHIECFDNSNFQGSYPVSACVVFKDGVASKKDYRHFNIKTVEGINDFASMTEVVFRRYSRLRNEQQPLPQLVVIDGGKGQLGAAMESIRKLDLIGSMTVVGLAKNEEEIFFPGDKESIKLPYDSESLKLIRRIRDEVHRFGITFHRQKRSKGTFKNELESIKGIGESTATQLLQAFRSVNKIKQLSMEELVKEVGQRKAELVWKHFHENGTEEA from the coding sequence ATGACAGCCGCGGAGTTCCAACAGATAGCCCATACATTGCCCGTTCAGGCCGGCATTTACAAATATTTCGATGCGGGAGGAGAACTGCTGTACATCGGAAAGGCCAAAAGCCTCCGCAAACGGATCAGCTCCTATTTCGTGAAGCACCACGACAATTTCAAAACACGCAAGCTGGTTGAAACGATCCATCATATCGAATTCACCATCGTGGATTCGGAGCAGGATGCCTTTCTGCTGGAAAATTCACTGATCAAACAGTTCCAGCCCCGCTTCAACATCAATCTGAAAGATGACAAGACTTACCCCTTCATCGTCATCAAACACGAGCCATTCTCCCGCGTTTTCCTGACCCGCCGCATTATCAAAGACGGCTCGGAATACCTCGGGCCTTTTACTTCGGTGGGCCGTGTGAGGGAGGTACTGGAAGTGATCCGTTACAATATCCCCCTGCGCACCTGCAACCTGAACCTCAGTCCGCATAACATCCAGCGGGGCAAATTCAAGGTTTGCCTGGAATACCATCTTGGCAACTGCAAAGGCCCCTGCGAAGGACTGCAGACGGAAGAGGATTACCGGGACGGGCTGCAGCAGGTGAAGGAGATCCTGCGGGGCAACCTGTCCCCGGTGCTGAATATTTTCCGGGCACGCATGCAGGAACATGCGGCCAATATGGAGTTTGAAAAAGCGGAGATACAGCGGAAAAAGATCGAAAGCCTGCAGGCATACCAGGCCCGTTCCACCATCGTCAGCTCCCGGGTGGGCAACCTGGATGTATTCACCATTCTCAGTGAAGGGAATTTTGCCTATGTGAACTACCTGCGGGTACTGAACGGCACAATTGCCGATACCAAAACAGTGACCCTCGAAAAGAAACTGGAGGAATCGGACGAAGAAGTGATGCAGTATGCCATCGCATATCTCCGTGAAGCGTTTAACAGCCTCGCCCGCGAGATCGTACTGCCGTTTGAAGTAGCGTATCCGGAAGAAGGGGTGGCCGTCACCATTCCCAAAGGTGGTGATAAAAAGAAACTGCTGGACCTCTCCACCAAAAATGTCAATTACTTCCGCGAAGAGCTACACAAGAAAAAGATCCTCCACCTGGAAGGCAAGAGCGATGCAGAACGGAAAAAAGTGCTGTACCAGTTGCAGGCGGACCTGGAACTCTCCGAGCTGCCGGTACATATCGAATGCTTCGATAACTCCAACTTCCAGGGCAGCTATCCCGTTTCCGCCTGCGTGGTGTTCAAAGATGGTGTGGCTTCCAAAAAAGACTACCGGCATTTCAATATCAAAACAGTTGAAGGGATCAACGACTTCGCCTCTATGACAGAAGTGGTTTTCCGGCGTTATAGCCGCCTGCGGAATGAACAGCAGCCACTGCCTCAGCTGGTGGTGATCGATGGCGGCAAGGGGCAACTGGGCGCCGCCATGGAGAGCATCCGCAAACTGGACCTCATTGGCAGCATGACGGTGGTGGGCCTCGCCAAAAACGAGGAAGAGATATTTTTTCCGGGTGACAAGGAGAGCATTAAACTGCCATACGACAGTGAAAGCCTGAAACTGATCCGCCGCATCCGGGACGAAGTGCACCGTTTCGGCATTACTTTTCACCGGCAGAAACGCAGCAAAGGCACATTCAAAAATGAGCTGGAAAGTATTAAAGGCATTGGAGAGAGCACAGCTACGCAATTATTACAGGCCTTCCGCTCTGTTAACAAGATCAAACAACTGTCAATGGAGGAACTGGTGAAAGAAGTGGGACAACGCAAAGCCGAACTGGTATGGAAACATTTTCATGAGAACGGAACGGAAGAGGCATAA
- a CDS encoding DinB family protein, which yields MPSFNSHTLLQALHQDVSALLNETHTRFRAVSETILLQQPAPGSWSVAQCLDHLNGYGRYYIPRLREAIAEGEQRQLEARPVFRSSWLGNYFTNLMKPEADGSLRGKMKTPKDHRPAPQPDAKAVIAEFVSQQEQLQELLTRARNVDIRRLKVPISLTRFIRLSAGDTFRFLIAHEQRHILQAVRALLVVTGKSPTAVSVQSLSGNAR from the coding sequence ATGCCCTCATTCAACAGCCATACATTGCTGCAGGCCCTGCACCAGGATGTCAGCGCCTTGCTAAACGAAACGCACACACGTTTTCGAGCCGTTAGCGAAACCATTCTGCTGCAGCAGCCCGCGCCGGGAAGCTGGAGCGTAGCGCAGTGCCTGGATCATCTCAACGGATACGGCCGTTATTATATTCCCCGGCTGCGCGAGGCGATCGCCGAAGGGGAACAGCGGCAACTGGAGGCCAGACCGGTATTCCGGAGCAGCTGGCTTGGCAATTATTTCACGAACCTGATGAAGCCGGAAGCAGACGGCTCCCTGCGCGGGAAGATGAAGACGCCTAAAGATCACCGGCCGGCACCGCAACCGGACGCAAAAGCGGTGATCGCGGAATTTGTCAGCCAGCAGGAACAATTGCAGGAATTGCTGACCCGCGCACGTAATGTTGATATCCGGCGGCTGAAGGTGCCGATCTCGTTAACGAGATTCATCCGGCTGTCCGCCGGTGACACCTTCCGGTTCCTGATCGCACATGAACAAAGACATATATTGCAGGCAGTGCGGGCATTGCTTGTTGTAACAGGAAAATCGCCCACTGCGGTATCAGTGCAGTCACTTTCCGGCAACGCCCGCTAA